The following nucleotide sequence is from Malania oleifera isolate guangnan ecotype guangnan chromosome 4, ASM2987363v1, whole genome shotgun sequence.
CACTAGTTCTAGAGGTACAACTTGACAACTATAGAGAGATGCAATAGACTTGGGCATAGGCAACAGGAGTGAGATGTTATTACATTTTGCAACAATAAAATTCTTTAAATTCTATCTATCCAAAgtcaaattaaaaaatttgatcATTTGACTTGTTGTACCAACTCACTTAATGGTGGATAATGGCATAATAATTTTTAATGCATAAATATATCATGGCAAAACAATTATAGTTTGCCTATAAGAATTCAAATGAATAGAAGTTAGCTAGAACTGAAAATTTCAAAACAATCACATATAGAAGAAGGAGCACCATGCATGCATCTCTCATTTACTATATTTAGGTTATTGATAATCATATTTTATTGTTTCCAATTAGTTTAGTTGTAGTTAGGGAAGTCACAATTATTGCATAAAAGTTGACCAATTCCATGTCTCAATCCATGCCTTATATAGACCCACACGGTTACTGCAAATTCATATATATGTAACTCCTTTtttttgggtatatatatatatatatatggaactTTTCTCGAATTATTCCGATTAgaattttctattttaaaatttcacaaTGACACCAAAAACCCTCTTCTTCCTCATCATGCACATTGCATATACAATTATTACCTCAGCCACAAAACCAAAATTCTCAGCCATCCTCGTGTTTGGAGATTCGTTGGTAGACACTGGCAATAACAACTTCATTGACACTACCTTTAAGGCAAACCACTTTCCGTATGGCCAACTCTTCCCTAGTCATATTGCCACGGGGAGGTTCACTGATGGGAAAATGATTCCTGACTTCTTGGCATCTTCACTAGGGATCAAGGACACCGTCCCTCCTTTCCTTGACCCAAACCTCTTAGATGTTGAGGTTAAGACTGGTGTCAACTTTGCATCAGCTGGGTCAGGCTATGACAAGCTCACGACTTCATTTTCTGGTGTGCTTTCAGTATCGAAGCAAGTAGAGTACTTGATGGATTATGTGGAGAGGTTGGAGAGGGTTGTGGGGAAGTTAGAAGCTACTAGGATATTGAACTCAACTTTGGTTCTTATAGTTGCAGGGTCAAATGACTTTGCGCTTAATTACTTTCTTATGCGCACCAGGAGGACTCAATTTACTCTCAGTGGATACCAAGATTTTCTTCAGGAAAACCTTCAAAATTTCACAAAGGTAATCAATTTTTCACCAATTTGAACTCCTCAgttagtataataataaatagtaacGATGAGTGTTACAACAAACTAGTTGCAATCAAATCCTAGCAAATTTTCAATATAGACATGTGTAGGTTGTGGATCCCATAGGTAAAACTCACATTTAGGAAGGGCCCGTCACCCTAAGAAAATATAAGACACACCTCACATACTAATCAACATGCTAATTGGTATATCACGACAATCATATTTTGGAACATGTTTGTGTGTCTAATTGGAGGCCTATTTACTTTAATTAGACTATATGTTAACGTCCATTTATGGTTCAATAGACTAGACATATGTTAGCACTGCATTGGTCCCAATTTATCAATCAATCAGTTGTACATTAAGTGTGTCAAGTATTTTTTCTCACTATGGTTGTAAAATTATCTAGATCTCCATTTGCAAGACCCctaaaaatttttagaaatacaaAGTGGTTTTAAATTGTAAACTTGTGGGGATCTCTTTCCCTAAACCTCTAG
It contains:
- the LOC131153728 gene encoding GDSL esterase/lipase At1g06990-like, translating into MTPKTLFFLIMHIAYTIITSATKPKFSAILVFGDSLVDTGNNNFIDTTFKANHFPYGQLFPSHIATGRFTDGKMIPDFLASSLGIKDTVPPFLDPNLLDVEVKTGVNFASAGSGYDKLTTSFSGVLSVSKQVEYLMDYVERLERVVGKLEATRILNSTLVLIVAGSNDFALNYFLMRTRRTQFTLSGYQDFLQENLQNFTKDLYSVGLRKMAIGSLPPFGCWPNRKTQGLCSEKVNKIAKSYNDKLVKKIPQLQASLLGSRIAYADIYGPLLDMGNHPQKYGFEVADRGCCGIGIIEIGPLCSPITPTCCNSSQYMFFDGAHPSQSAYEFLSTSLLTKTIPSLL